DNA from Globicephala melas chromosome 11, mGloMel1.2, whole genome shotgun sequence:
tttccttttcagtgtttttctctctttggcCTTCCAGTGAGAAAAATTCTGACTTCCTGCTTTGTAGGGTGGGGAGTGTCCTGTCTTGCTTTACTAACTAAAGGTTTGACTTTAATGCAGTCACACATGCTGTAACTCCCTCCTTTTCTTAAGAGTAGAGAATGATTCATTAGTTTCACATTTTCTGGTTCAAGGGATTTTAGTTCTTCAAGAcataaaatcaaaatcacagaatATTAGAACTTCTGCTTTGAGTAACTAGTCTAACACTTAATTTTTACATCTTGAGAACATTGAAACCAAAAGGTACTAAGTGACtttcccgaggtcacacagccagttggTTACTGAGTCAGAAATACAATCAGGTCTGCCAGCTCCTGGGGTCACAGCTTCCTAACCCACAGCCCTCTCCTATGAAATGCAGAcccaggaaaattattttataaaaatgccaGAGGCTAATTTCctcactgtttttttaatttcaaaacgtTATATTATCCCTTGTTAAGAATCTCTAAATATCCATGTAGTTTTTCATGCACTTAAATCGGCTGATTTTTATCACACACAGAAATTTCTGCTTTAGAACCCTTTCTGAAAGGCCCTCCGTGTCTTGCTAAAAGACACAAGTCTGAGTTAATGTCAAAAAGACAAAACCGAGAGGCAAGTACTTTTGTTCCTAACTACACTGTTCCTTAAGTGGATTGCACTTTTGTGGCAAAGAATGGAAACAAGAAtcctttgtttccatacaaacttgtCAGTTTGTAGACTGAAGAGCTAAAATTGCAAGTGACAAAGTCAGGTACACCAGCATAAGGGAAAATTCATAAAGATCATTTTACATATTAGAAGTTAATGAAGGCTTCCCCGTCTGATTTTCTGGAGAAGGAAGAGTGGTCTGCAGGAGATCTAGACAGGCAGGCAGAGAAAAGGACCCTACTGATTCTAGATATTGGGAGACAAGTCAGACTATAACAAGCAACACCGTTGAAATGTATTTGCTCACAAGAGCACCCCAGACCCCCATGCCTGAGCATCCTTGAAGCTTTCCACACCCTcgcatccattcatccattcactcattcacccattcattcaacagctCTTTAATGAGTATTGACCATGTGCTGGACATCGTGCCAGATACCAGGAATATAACGGGACAGAAACTCAAGGGGTTTACACAAAAGTGGGCTTGCCGTGGGACTGTGTAAAAAAGTGCAAAACTGGAACTTCACGAACTGCCTCCACGGCTGCAGGAGATGATTACCTTTGATGCTTGGTTCCAAAAGCTTAAAGGAGAAAACTTGTTGAGCAGCAGCTGTCGCAGCTACAGGGCAAAAAAGAAATAGTGAGGAACTACACATAGGCAATCGTACAGAGGCAAATCAAGAGCAaaactgaagggcttccctggtggcgcagtggttgagagtccgcctgccgatgcaggggacacgggaggatcccacgtgccgcggagcggctgggcccgtgagccatggccgctgagcctgcgtgtccggagcctgtgctccgcggcgagagaggccacagcggtgagaggcccgcgtaccgcaaaaaaaaaaaaaaaaaaaagaacaaaactgaagagTGTAATTGTTATTTAGTAGTAGTATTTCCCGGAAGCATTTAATAAGCGATAAGCATGTGGATCTGATgaaaggatttcttttcttttatttcttttctttacctgtaaacAAATctagaatgaaacaaaaagcaacaGTTCCAAAAAACATAATAATTCAGATTCTAGACATTAGTAATTGGCAATAATGGCTAAATCGAAGTTTGTCTTTGAAGTGAAGAGTGTCCTTATCAAGTGAATGGTGCAAACAACAGAATTATTTAGTCCAATCAAGAAGGAGGCAAATTGCTTCTTTGTAAACAGGGGTTTGGAGGCATGTGCAACAATtatgataattataaaatatccTTATCTTCTTATTAAAACAGAGGCTACATTTTTTAGCTTATTGTCTTTACCTCTCTCTGCAGAATTGCTCAAAGCTTGGAAAAATAACGAAAGAAGtttaagtttttttctattttcttttacttacatTGGTCATCCTTCATTAGGAATTCTATTTAATGTTAGAGGCTATGTAATATTTActacataaaattctagaaacatacatatagataggCCTTTCAGCATATtctaagtgaatgaataaattaagtaAAGGAGCAAAAAGGAATTCACCCCTAAGGAAAGTTTTTCTGCTGGTTAATTATGCCaaatcataatttaaaagtaaaaacaagtttCCCCTTTTTTCCTACAATGTTCACATTATATGTTGTGGTTAGTTCTCTACAGCTCTATTTTCAGCAATGAGTGTTTAGTTTCTTTGTCTCCTGATGGAACCTGCCTTTTGTgaaattatagaattttattaTGCAGGTACCCATGGTCTAACTTCTTATATATGAATAAGGGCCCTAGAACTGAAGGGGAGGGACTAGGTGCCTGGgttaaaggagaaagagagaaatgaatacaCATACCTTACTATCCAAGAGCATTCCAAAACAGAAGATGAAAAAGcccttaaaaaaaggaataaggcacatgtattatcttttccttttccagtaAAGAAAGCATTTATATGTATTACTATTCTATTATATCCCCCAACATTGAAATTATTTCCTTGTCTGTCCCCCTGTTGACTGTGGGTCCTTGAAGGTAAGGATACTGTGTAAACTCCACGATGCCTGGATTAACACAAAGTacgcaaacattttttttttttggttgaacatATAATTAAATTATTGCGTGAATAAAGTCTGAAACACACGTGGAGCACCATTTTCCCCTTTGTGTTATCCTAAACCCAAAACAAAGAACTTCCATTTGCTTCTATGTCTTAGTCTTTCTCTAGGCATTAAACAAACATTAACTAAGCGTCTATGATGTCAGCAGTCACTGAAGTCCGACCCCAAGGCCAAGTAGAGGAAGTTGACTATATCAGCATCCTTTCCATCAGGTCCATCCAGCCCTTGGGTAACCCTTGGCAGAGTCTTTCTTGGACCTTGAAATTCTCCTCCCAGGCAGAGGACCCTCAGTTGGTGCCTGTTCAGACAGCGTGTCACCAAGGGCCCTGGACAGCAGTTCCCTAAACCTGTCACCATTAGGTGTGTGCTCTCCATGACTGCCCTCTGTGCCACCACCTAAATGTACCCTGGTTTGTTGCAGTAGGTGGAGAACCAACTGGATTCAGGAGATACctactgagcacttactctgtgccaaaatgatctcatttaatcttcacatttaCTCTAAGACACAGGTAATAATATTATcagataattaatattaataatattaattaatattaaaaatattatcaggTACTTAATATTAcaggtaattaattaattaatgagagAATTAaggtaaagagaaattaaataatttgttagCAGTCACACAGTTGGATAGCATGACACATTTGAGCCCAGAGCTATTTAACTCCAGAGCTCAAATGTTTAACCACCACTACCCTGAGTCGTTGTCCAGAGGAGACccagcaaatatttcttgaaccaGGACTGAAGGCTCTCTTCCAGATTCACCAACACCTAAGGATTGTTTTGCCCACCTACTCTCTGAATACTCTCTGATCATGGCATGTAAAACCCATCCTTGGCAGCAGAGttcggcaaactttttctgtaaagagccagagagtaaatatttcaggttttGCAGGTTATCCAGTCTCTTACAACTGCTCAGTTCTGCCTGTGTAAGGAAAACAGCCACAGGCCCTATATagatgaatgggcatggctgtgttccaataaaactttatttacaaagacagtGCTGCCTACAATTGGCCAGGCCCTACTTTATGGCACATTAGGGACTTCTTCTGCACCATTCAGACTCAAAAAGCACTCTGGATTTATTTCCCTTTCCCTGTGTGCTTTAACAGACATCAGCACAAGACAAAGAGGACTGGGTCAACGGCAAGAGAGATTAGTGTTAGCTATGTGAACTCTAACAGATTTAAAACCCTGGAATGGATTACTGAAGAAGCCCAATATTCTGCTTCAGTATGAGAATCACTGTTGGGAAGACtggatcttattttattttatttttttctattcactgTTGCCAGGCAATTTGGGTTATAATAGTCCTGCTAGAGGCAGGGAAATGAGATCGATCACCCCCAGAGTGGTTTTCCCATCCTCAATTCTCTACAATTATTCCAATTACCCGATGATGTAATAGGTTGTTCTCACCGCTCTCACCTGGGATGCATTGAGTGATGCGAAAATAACGTGCCAGGCCGGATTCTGGCTGTCAACCATTGTTCCTATGCCAAACCCCCAGGTGAGCCCTAGCAGGGGGGTCAGAACGAGAAGGCTCCTCCCCACGCGGACGACAGTGGCCTTGCTGTCCTGAGTCAGCCTTTCTCCAACAGCGGGCCTCCAGAGCTTCGTGAGAACTAACAGGACCACCACCAGATTCACAGCCACGATAGTCAGGGCGGGACCCGCAAAGGCCAGGAGAGGTTTGCTCCCATCGGACCAGTTAAGCCAACACACATCTTTCCTTTCATAGCCATTGCTGGGTTGTGTGACCGCAATGGTGACGATGGATATAATAAGAGGACACCCGTAGCCCAGGCAGAACCCGACAGCCACCAACAAAGGCGTGGCCATGTGGTGGAACACCAGGATAACCCGATAAGCCAGCAGGAAGCTTAGCAGAAGCATCCAGAAGAACAAGGAGAGGTAGAAAAAGTGTGTAAAGAACACTGCAGCTGTGCAGACTCCAGACGGGTTCGCCGTGGTGTGCACGGAGGCAGCGACAATAAACCAGATGTCTGCGATCAGGAGGCACAGGGCTATGTTCACCATGCAAATGTGACGCATGTGCGAGGTTTGGCTTCTGCTGACCTGCTTCCAAAACAGAGCTTCGATGGTCAGGCATAAGACAAGACTTCCGATGGAGACCCCCAGTCCCACAAAGGTGATCCATTTCACAACGGGAACGATGGCAGGGGGGACAGAGGGTGACATCAGCACGGAGAAGGAGGTCAGGTGAGTACAGCGGCACGTCACCGAGTCTGGAGTTTCATTCACTAGGTGGCAGCCATTATCGTTCCACTGCGAATGGTTGAAATCCCAAAACACACAATGAGGCTGGCTCAGATTTGATTCTATCTTGGAAAAAGTCAGGAAAATTTCATTGATGGAATAGTTTGGGATAACCATGGATATCACGGGCCCATTGACCTGAGCATTTCCATTTTTGGTAGCAGGTAGAATGTTCCCCAGGGTCAAGGAGGTCATGCTGATGATAGTTTCTGGAAGGGGCTCCTGGAATTGATCTGACCTAATTAATGCATGGCCTCTGATGGGAATGGAAGGGTTTTTTAGGAACATTTCAGTCTGATAGTTGTAACCCAAATTGCTTTGATTTGAGGATGCTGGAATCCCTTTCCAGTTAATGAATTCTTGAGAAAATTCCAGAGGCAGAGCTGTCGAAGGGACCAGAACACTGATGTTTTCCAGTGACGCTAGGAACTGGGACCCggcattcttttctttctgaagtaACACTGTCCAGTTGGTCACCGAGGTAGAATTAAGGATGTGGTCAGATATACTGATGACATTCTGAAATACAAGGGTGAAAGTCAGTTTGGATTTTGAGGAAACAGATCAGAGGACGACGGGTGGATAGTCGTGAGTCTTAAGCTCAGGAAAATGGCCCAGAGAATTGGCTCAGTTGAGGACCACATTAAAACTCAGCAGTGAAATTCAGCTCTGGGGCTCCACGCAGTGGAAGCATTGGGTTAAGAAAGGAGagtcagggcttccccggtggcacagtggttgagagtccacctgccgattcaagggacacgggtttgtgccccggtccgggaagatcccacatgccgcggagcggctgggcccgtgagccatggccgctgagcctgcgcgtccggagcctgtgctccgcaacgggagaggccacaatagtgagaggcctgcgtaccaccaaaaaaaaaaaaaagaaagaaatgagggtcAGCAGAATCATGTCAGTTCCACGGTGATCACCCCCGGGAATTCATACTCCGGTTGGGGCTtcggaggagaggaggagaatcCTGCAATGGGTGCTGCAGAGTgtgcattttcttccttctgagaTGGCAAACGGGACTGCATGACTCCTCAGGCTGAGGGTCCAAGAGTGAAACGTTACTTGTAATTGCTTTCCCATATCATGTTTTTTTGCTAATATCAGAAGTTCTAAACTCATGTCATGAATGTTCAAGTTttaattcatttgtatttatgACTTTTCTTTAATAGAGgagaatataaagcaaaaatcCTTAAACACTGGACATGCAACAAGGAAGCATTGAATTGTTGTGGGTTTTAAGGGTCAGTCTCAGTTTGAGATTCCTTTTCAAAGAATTCCCTGGCAattcagtggttaggattctgcgctttcactgctgagggcccaggatcgatccctggttggggaactaagatccctcaagcagTAAGgccaaacaaacgaacaaaaacaatagcaacaacaaaaaccaggttCCTTTTCCAAACGTACCTGAAAGGCAGCGTTTTCTCACCCAGGACCCTCACTCACTCTTACGGGTCTGGTTCCCAGGCATCTGCTGTGGGCGTCTATCCCTCTGGCTGAGTCTTACCCTAACTGAGCCCTCTGTGGCTTCTGGCCTGGATCGCATAGTGAGCTTCTCCTATTGCCCCAGCAACCTCtgccttctttttgtttgtgtttgctgctctgtttttgtccttcattttatttttagcctttttGTGTCATCTTGTTTTAGTTGGTCTCTTGTAAACAATGCATagtcagacttttaaaaaaaaaacaaatctgagcATCTTTGATTCAGGGAGTTTAACTTATTCACACTTAATGTCATCTCTGACATTATGTTCACCTTATACAGTTAAGCAGGATTGTGTGATTATGTAACAATATACATTATATAAcccaattttgtaaaatattatatg
Protein-coding regions in this window:
- the ADGRF1 gene encoding adhesion G-protein coupled receptor F1 isoform X1; the protein is MRVPMPWLFSFFMITEGWNGFLGSDDGIKTKQELILNKKKPLGPIQEYELLLQVAYRDSKEKRDVKNFLKLLEPCPVFGPVKIIRAKATTYCGIQNGVLRCACDDGYSWFPPSCLDPQKCYLHTEGSLQSCDCHLNNLTQSVHFCERTKVWGTFKIDERFTKDLLDSSSAIYSKYTTGIELQLKEAYKSIQGFESVQVTQFRNGSIIAGYEVVGSSNTSELLSGIGQAAKKAKTGLHQLFPLEDNSFRVFGKAQCNSIVFGFGSKNDEYTLPCSSGYSGIITARCQPSGWHVLRETCVLSELEELKKNFSVIASNATEATVSSLVQNLSMVIQQNPSTTAGNLDSVVSILGNISSLSLERHFSVSSSTMENVISISDHILNSTSVTNWTVLLQKEKNAGSQFLASLENISVLVPSTALPLEFSQEFINWKGIPASSNQSNLGYNYQTEMFLKNPSIPIRGHALIRSDQFQEPLPETIISMTSLTLGNILPATKNGNAQVNGPVISMVIPNYSINEIFLTFSKIESNLSQPHCVFWDFNHSQWNDNGCHLVNETPDSVTCRCTHLTSFSVLMSPSVPPAIVPVVKWITFVGLGVSIGSLVLCLTIEALFWKQVSRSQTSHMRHICMVNIALCLLIADIWFIVAASVHTTANPSGVCTAAVFFTHFFYLSLFFWMLLLSFLLAYRVILVFHHMATPLLVAVGFCLGYGCPLIISIVTIAVTQPSNGYERKDVCWLNWSDGSKPLLAFAGPALTIVAVNLVVVLLVLTKLWRPAVGERLTQDSKATVVRVGRSLLVLTPLLGLTWGFGIGTMVDSQNPAWHVIFASLNASQGFFIFCFGMLLDSKLRQLLLNKFSPLSFWNQASKQNSSDSSVKPRFKKTFNPFQHKRNYVLSYTGESSNDITLTQFSSTE